GCTTAAAAGTACCATCAGTATAACCGTTCATTAGTCCCATCTTAGCTACTTTGGCAATAGCATCTGCCCCCCAATAGCTGGAGGGAACATCACTGAATGTTACGCCTGATCCAGTGGCCTCTTTCTCAGCAACCTTCGCTAGGATGGTTGCCATCTCAGCACGGGTAATGGGAGCATCGGGTTTAAAGAAGCCTCCCGGATATCCGTTGATATACGCCGAATGTCGCATCGTCTCGGCATCATCCTTCCCATCAGTTCCAGATGCCGGAGTTGGCGTCGGAGTCAGGGTAGGTGTGAATGAAGGCTGAGCTGGTATAGACGGACCCCCTGCATCAGTCGGTGTAGGTGTTGCCGTCGGCGTCGGCGTTGGTGTTGGAGGTTCTGTAGGGTTCGTTGTTCCGCCATCACTGGTTGGGACTGTGAATTTCAATCGATCTGTCAGCATGAGATTACCTGATTTCTTCACAGCTTTAAGTGTGTGTAAGCCGCTTGCCAATCCAGAAATACTATAAATCTCCTGTTGTGTCAGTCGACTCTGACTATAAGCATTCACGGTCTGAATCCATTGTCCGTCCACATAAATATCTACTTCACCTTGATCTGGACCCGTAGGTGTGATCAATCGGATTCCAGTGCCCTTGAAGGTATATTCAAAGGAATCGCCGTCCACTGTCGTTGAATGCACATCATTAAGATAATCGCCACCAATAGTAAAGCTGAGGTTCAGCTTTCCCACTGGTTGTGCTGCGAGATAAGATTTGTTCAGTGTAACACGGTCACCAGCTACCGTATAATCGGTCCCAGGAACCAGATGATATGATCCATTCGTAATGCCTATGAAGCTTTCCGGCTGTTGTAGAAGTGTAATCTCAATGTCCTGCTGAGCAGAAGGCGATTTATCAAAGCTCGCTGCGATCGGATTAATCATATTCGGAATCTCTACCTTGAGCATGTCAAGCAGCATGAATCTGCCTGATTTTTTCACAGCCTTGAGTGTGTGCTGTCCATCTGTAAGCCCAGAGATACTGTACAGAATCTGCTGTGACAATCGCCCGTTTCGATAAGCGCTTACCGTGCCCTTGAATTGATCGTCTACATAGATATCCATATCCCCTTGTGATTCGTCTACCTCAGTGAACAGTTGAATCCCTGTTCCTCTGAAGGTATATTCAAAAGAATCACCATTCTGCTCCGCATACTGCACATCGTCATTGTAGTCGCCCATTCCTCTTCCACTACTGCGGGACCAATTACCGTTATATTTGATTCCCGGATCGTCGTTATTAACCATCACATAACGGATGCCTGTAGAATCGCTAATGTGTACCGCTAGTGTCTGTGGATCACCGGCGTTAAAGATGATGTTAAGACTTGTTATGCCAGCAGATTGCTGTGCAAGATATTCCTTCTTAATGGTCAATTTGTCATTAGTCACCGTATAATCTTCTTCGCGGAGTGCCACTCCATTATTCTCAATACCACTCAGCGTATTACCATGCAGATTAAGCGTGACTGTGACATCCTTCTGTTGTTCCGTTGCTTTATCAAACCCAGCGGAAGTTGGAGTGATAGAACTGTTCTGACCCCCAGCCGGACTTTCTGTTGTCACTCTCAGCGCGTCGAGCAGCATATAATTTCCCGATCCCTTGCTCACCTTAAGCGTGTGAGGGCCGTTAGAAAGTCCTGATACACTATAAAGAGATTGTTGTACCTCTCTCGGTCCACTTGTATACGCATTTACAGTCTGTGCAACCCCATCGTCTAATGTAACAATCATTTCTCCTTGCGATTCATGCTTTTCCGTCAGCAGCTCAATGCCCGTTCCCGTAAAGGTGTACTCAAAAGAATCACCATCTTTCTCGGTATAATGCACATCGCCATTATAATCTCCATGTTCTCGAGCTGAGCTTACCTGCCATATGCCGTTGTATTTAATGCCGCTGTCATTATCATTAATGTAAACCACATCCGTAACGCTGGTATTGCTTGCCGAAGCTGAATCCGCAGCAGGGTCAGCCCCAGAGCTAAGAGCATCCTGTTGAGGAGTGTTCATAGCAGCAGCACTGGAATCCTTGATTGTAATGCTCAGATCCTGCTTCCCCTCTAATAGCTCCTTGCCTCCATTTCGCTTCCAATCTCCGCTGTAGCGCATCCCTGTATCATCGTTATTGACAGCTGATGTGCCGCTTAGCGCGGTTACTTTAAGCATGCGAGAGGCATGGGGTTCAAGGATGCCACCGCTGAATTCCTTCTGAAAGGTTCCCAGCTCGGAATGGCTCCATAGGTCGCGCACTGAAGCCGGACCATCAAGGCCAAGATCACTCCATTTGACTTTAACCTCCGCACCCCGACTACCCAGATTGAACAAAGCAACGCTGTAAGTCCCATCTCCATTATTGGCGTACCAGACCTGCTGCTGGGTATCCATCGATACCGGATGACCAGGACGTCCGGCCTGATTTACGGCAATTACCTCATCATTGGTAAGCAGTTCTAGTCCATAACTATCCAGCCGTGTCATGTCATTCCCTGTATAGAGCGGTACGGAAGAAATGGACCAAAACGTCATCGCAGTCTTCCGCTCATCCTTGGTCAGACCATCCATGGAGCCGTTACCAACATTCAGGGAATCGAAGTCATTCCAGCCGCCAGGGCCTGCATCCCGCCACCAAAGTGCTGCTTTGGGGAATAATCGGGAAATACTCGGCCATGCTGTCAACCCACTGCCGTCATAAGATTCAACATCCCAATCAATTCGCCAACCGTTAGCATATTTTTTCCAGAATTCTACGTAATTGTGGTCGAGCGCCCAGGATAGCTCAAACCAGATGTTATTTCTATCCAAAGCCTTGGACCATGCTTCTACATCGCCGCGTGCATCCCGGCTCAAGTTGTCAATCCCCGACCCAGGGGTTACGCTGTCGAATTTGACGAAATCGATCCCCCACTCACCAAGCATATCTGCAATGGAATCCACATACTTCTGGGCACAGGGATTCGTGAAATCAATTTTATAGGTGTAGGAATTCCAATAATCCATAATGGTAAGCGGCTTGGCCGTAATATCCTGAATACGACATTCGCCGCCTGTCCCATACACCTCAAGATTTCGGTTATATGCATCGATAGATACCCCCGGGATCAGATAGATCCCAATCTTTTGTCCATTATTATGAACATAGTCAATGACCTCCTGAAATCCGTTCGGATAAAGGACTTCACTAGGAATAGGTCTCCCGTATTCATCCATATCGCCATTCCAGCCCGCATCAATATTAATATATTCATATCCATGGGCTTGCAGCTTCTCATGCATCGCATCCGATTGCTTCTTAACGCTCTCCGCCGATGTCCAGTTTCCTGCCCCATCATACACTTGCATACTGTAACTGCTCCAGCCCATATACGGCTTTTGAGCCATACTCTTTTCCGCCGCTTGCGCAACATTGCCTTTCATTCCTGTAAAACCGAACTGTACTGCTGCAATAATGAATACTAGCAGACTCATACCCAATCTTTTTCCCATTCGCTTCAAATCATCCTTACCCCCTCATGAAATGTGGTCAAAATTACTTTGATAGCGCTTTCTTTCGGGAAGATCATAATTGAATATGGATTCCCAAGATAGGTACATTTCGGTATTTTACGTACAAATAACCCCTAAATAGAGGGGCAAATAAACAGCCTAACAGACATAATTCCCTCGATTCGAAGAACTTAGTAAAAACACTGTACCCTAGTTATATTGGGACAATCACAAAACAAACTCTTGTTTCCTCGTTCCAGTGATGAAAATCACTTACTTTATTGGTAAAATAAAGAATAGTCTAGAGATACAACCGACATAGCTATAACAGATGAATGATATATAGAAGAAAGGAAGATCGCATTGAAGTTGAATTTGGATGGATTAAATGCTGATTTCTTAACTAGTATGCTTAAGGCATCTTTTTCATTGGAAAATTGGGGTGCTATGATTGAAATTGCAGATAGATTGATTACCCAGATTGCATTCATATATGAGACAAGCAGTGACACATTGAGAGAACAAAACCTGAAGCGAAGTATTCCCTATTATTTTGGATTTAGCTTATGTTCAAAAGGAATCGCACTGCAAAAGCTCGGTAAGTATCCTGAGGCTAGAATGTGTATTCAAAAATATGCTGAATTGGGCTGGATCAAAGGACTAGATGATGAAGGAATTAATGAAGTCAAATACTACTGTAATATTGCAAAAGCCAATACCTACGTGCTCGACCTTTTGGAAGGCCAGACAGGAGTCCTAAAGGAGTATGTTGAATTTATTAGAAACAGTGCTGAGGAAGAGTTACTGCCAGGACTAATTACCATCTTGGAATCCTCGATAAAATATAACTATTCCGTAGATTGGATTCTGAGTGATCTTAAAAACAACGTAAATGACATAGAAAAGTATGTGACTAATGTGGAAATAAGATATTACGAGGAATACATTTATTTGCTGGTGATGTATTACTACGAACAAGAGAATATGAACGAAGCAATCAACACTATTCTAGAAACTCTGATTTTTAGTATCAAAATTGAAAACGATACAAACCTCAAGAAATCAGTAGCACTCTTTGAGCTCCTAAGAGAACATGCTCATCAATCACAACTTCAAATGTATCACAACATAATGGAAAAAATAATAGTCAAAGAGTTTACTAATGAAAAAGAAAATGTTCTTGCTTACAGTCGTAGTCTTGATTAGTTCCAGCTTAATGATCGCCTCTGCAAGTGCTTCCGCTGTCAATTTGGGTTCCACAATTTACACCGTTAACAATCACGGAAGGTCATTGATTGAAATTTCAGAAGTGGATTATACAAAGGAGCGATCATCCGGTCATAGCCCCGTCAAGTAGACAGTAAAAAAGAAGCCTTTTAAGCGGCGATCTGGTTCCGGTACTCTTCCGGAGACAGGTCGCTGAGTTTTTTCTGGAAGCGTTCCTTGTTGTAGTAAAGGATGTACTCCTTAACCAAATGTTCAGCATCTTCAAGATTCTTGGGTTTCTCCAAATACAATTTTTCGGTCTTAAGGTGAGAGAAGAATGACTCTATACAAGCATTGTCGTAGCAATTCCCCCGCCGGGAGTGGCTACCGACCAAACCCTTGTCCTCTAAAACCTGGGCATACGTCCGAGTAGTGTACTGAAAGCCCTGGTCAGAGTGCAGGAGAGCCTTTGAGTCTTGGAGAGATTTCACAGTATCTACCACTAGCTTCAAGTCATTACGGACAGAGATTCTCCAAGCCACAACCTCGTTGTTGTACAGATCCATCACTACAGATAAGTAGACAAATTCGTGGCCTGTACGGATATAGGTAATATCCGTGACTAACTTTTGCTGAAGAGCGTGGGCTGTGAATTCCTGGTTGAGTACGTTTGGAAATAAGACAGAAGGCTTACGCCCGGCAAACGGGCGTTTCTTGCGAATCACTGATTGGATGCCTAGCTCTCTCATCAACCTGCGAACTTTCTTATGGTTTACGGGAAATCCCTCTTTGCGAAGCGCTGTACGCATTCGCTTATAGCCATAGGCAGGACGTAGCCGATGAATGGCTAAGATATGTTCCTTAAGGTTCGTCTCCTTCTCTTGGCGTGCTTCCCGCAGGTCAGAGGTCTTTTTCCATTTGTAGTATGCAGCCCGGGACAATTCAGCCAGTTTGCACAGCCAAACAATCGGGTATCGCTCGCTCATTTCTTGAATGGATTGGCACCGGGTATTTGTATCCAACTTCCCTCCCCATGTAGATTGGGATTGAGCTTTTTTAAGTATTCAACCTGTGCCTTCAAATACGCGATTTCTTCGTCTTTACTGTCAAAATGTTTCCTTCCACCTTTTCCACGTCGGTCCTCAAAGGTCTCCCCACTTTTAAATTTACGTATCCACCTCACCAACTGAGCATCGCTCTTGATGTCGAGTTTTTCTAGAATTTGTGAATAGCTCATATGCTCCTCTAAGTGAAGTCGAACCGCCTCGTTCTTCAATTCTTCTGAATACTTCTTAAACGTCTGCCCCTTTTTAGCCATGAAAAATCCCCTCCGGTCGACTGTGTTAAACACATGATACCATGTGCTCTTTTTTCACTGTCAACCATGAGGGGATAATACCAATCCGGCTATTGGATAATCGCTTCTTTGTATGTAAATGCAAAAGATAGCTTAGCTAAAGACAACAAAAAGTAATAGTTTCATATTATACATAATCCTATGTACTCTATCATTTTTTATATACAATAATAAGAGACAACTGATACCTGTGCTACGAAGGTGTTTACATACAAATCAACCATTAGAGGTGTATTTTAAAGATGAACAGACCAATTCGTTTTGGAATAATCGGAAGCGGCTGGCGGGCGGAAATGTATCTTAAGTTGGCTCACCTGCTTCCGCAGCAATTTCAGGTAACCGGTGTATTGATCCGCAACCCTGCCAAATACCAGCAACTGATCGACAAATGGAACCTGACCGTGAACAGCTCGATGGAACGTCTTGCGGCCGAGAGCGATTTTGTGGTTCTGGCGGTGTCCAAAACTTCTGCCGTCTCACTGCTGTTGGAGCTTGCAGCGCTGCAAGTACCTGTGTTGGCCGAAACACCCACCGCCTCCACGCCGGCTGAATATGAACTGCTTCGATCCAGTGCCATTGATTTCCCTCTGATTCAAATAGCCGAGCAATATCCGCTGTTGCCTCATCATCAGGCAAGAACCGCCTATATTCAAACCGGACATTTGGGCGAGGTAGGTCATGTTCAAGTCTCTGTTGCGCATGGTTATCATGGAATCAGCCTGATCCGTAAATGGCTCTCGATCACTGGCACAGCATGTGAAATCACAGCTCGCCGGCTAGAGGTTCCAATCATGGACTTCTCTTATAGGGGGAGGGAGGCCGAAGATGACCTGAAGACAGAGCAGCAGGATATCGCAATTATGGTGTTTCCCTCCGGCAAAAGCGCTGTGCTTGACTTCACTCGCTCCCAATATTTCTCGCCCCTCCGTACCAACCGGGTACTCATCCGCGGATCACATGGAGAAATTCGCGATAATGAGATTATCCGTCGCCTGGGAACCGAAGAGACCGAGT
This genomic stretch from Paenibacillus sp. FSL H7-0737 harbors:
- a CDS encoding IS3 family transposase (programmed frameshift), which encodes MAKKGQTFKKYSEELKNEAVRLHLEEHMSYSQILEKLDIKSDAQLVRWIRKFKSGETFEDRRGKGGRKHFDSKDEEIAYLKAQVEYFKKAQSQSTWGGKLDTNTRCQSIQEMSERYPIVWLCKLAELSRAAYYKWKKTSDLREARQEKETNLKEHILAIHRLRPAYGYKRMRTALRKEGFPVNHKKVRRLMRELGIQSVIRKKRPFAGRKPSVLFPNVLNQEFTAHALQQKLVTDITYIRTGHEFVYLSVVMDLYNNEVVAWRISVRNDLKLVVDTVKSLQDSKALLHSDQGFQYTTRTYAQVLEDKGLVGSHSRRGNCYDNACIESFFSHLKTEKLYLEKPKNLEDAEHLVKEYILYYNKERFQKKLSDLSPEEYRNQIAA
- a CDS encoding Gfo/Idh/MocA family protein — encoded protein: MNRPIRFGIIGSGWRAEMYLKLAHLLPQQFQVTGVLIRNPAKYQQLIDKWNLTVNSSMERLAAESDFVVLAVSKTSAVSLLLELAALQVPVLAETPTASTPAEYELLRSSAIDFPLIQIAEQYPLLPHHQARTAYIQTGHLGEVGHVQVSVAHGYHGISLIRKWLSITGTACEITARRLEVPIMDFSYRGREAEDDLKTEQQDIAIMVFPSGKSAVLDFTRSQYFSPLRTNRVLIRGSHGEIRDNEIIRRLGTEETEYMNISRIQGGQEGSLESLSLHELRAGQLILFQNPFHPSPLSDEEIGIGQALLNMSSFLHTGISAYSLADALIDIRLSFAVDEAIALGSTITLQDEIRSAK
- a CDS encoding X2-like carbohydrate binding domain-containing protein gives rise to the protein MGKRLGMSLLVFIIAAVQFGFTGMKGNVAQAAEKSMAQKPYMGWSSYSMQVYDGAGNWTSAESVKKQSDAMHEKLQAHGYEYINIDAGWNGDMDEYGRPIPSEVLYPNGFQEVIDYVHNNGQKIGIYLIPGVSIDAYNRNLEVYGTGGECRIQDITAKPLTIMDYWNSYTYKIDFTNPCAQKYVDSIADMLGEWGIDFVKFDSVTPGSGIDNLSRDARGDVEAWSKALDRNNIWFELSWALDHNYVEFWKKYANGWRIDWDVESYDGSGLTAWPSISRLFPKAALWWRDAGPGGWNDFDSLNVGNGSMDGLTKDERKTAMTFWSISSVPLYTGNDMTRLDSYGLELLTNDEVIAVNQAGRPGHPVSMDTQQQVWYANNGDGTYSVALFNLGSRGAEVKVKWSDLGLDGPASVRDLWSHSELGTFQKEFSGGILEPHASRMLKVTALSGTSAVNNDDTGMRYSGDWKRNGGKELLEGKQDLSITIKDSSAAAMNTPQQDALSSGADPAADSASASNTSVTDVVYINDNDSGIKYNGIWQVSSAREHGDYNGDVHYTEKDGDSFEYTFTGTGIELLTEKHESQGEMIVTLDDGVAQTVNAYTSGPREVQQSLYSVSGLSNGPHTLKVSKGSGNYMLLDALRVTTESPAGGQNSSITPTSAGFDKATEQQKDVTVTLNLHGNTLSGIENNGVALREEDYTVTNDKLTIKKEYLAQQSAGITSLNIIFNAGDPQTLAVHISDSTGIRYVMVNNDDPGIKYNGNWSRSSGRGMGDYNDDVQYAEQNGDSFEYTFRGTGIQLFTEVDESQGDMDIYVDDQFKGTVSAYRNGRLSQQILYSISGLTDGQHTLKAVKKSGRFMLLDMLKVEIPNMINPIAASFDKSPSAQQDIEITLLQQPESFIGITNGSYHLVPGTDYTVAGDRVTLNKSYLAAQPVGKLNLSFTIGGDYLNDVHSTTVDGDSFEYTFKGTGIRLITPTGPDQGEVDIYVDGQWIQTVNAYSQSRLTQQEIYSISGLASGLHTLKAVKKSGNLMLTDRLKFTVPTSDGGTTNPTEPPTPTPTPTATPTPTDAGGPSIPAQPSFTPTLTPTPTPASGTDGKDDAETMRHSAYINGYPGGFFKPDAPITRAEMATILAKVAEKEATGSGVTFSDVPSSYWGADAIAKVAKMGLMNGYTDGTFKPNQPLTRAEMASLTAMLSPNSTTSGRGFSDITGHWAQAAIKKAQDIGIMNGYSDGTFRPNSKLTRAEAVTAINRVLGRGPLMGVSQPGWNDVPVSHWAFGDIEEASTDHISKPSTQGGEQWTE